The Jiangella alba genome includes the window TACGCCTCGGCCCAGCCGGCCAGTTTGCGCAGCCCGGTGAAGCCGCCGATGTGGGTGAGGTCGGCCTGGATGACGTCGACCAGCCCGCCGGTGATCAGCTCGCGGAACTCGGGCACGCTGTGCACCCGCTCGCCGGTCGCGATGGGCGCCGTCGTGGCGGCACGGACCTGACGCAGCCCGGCGATGTCGTGCGGCGGGACCGGCTCTTCCAGCCACGCGGGATCGAGCGGCGTCAGCGCCGCGGCGACCCGGGCCGCGGTGGCCGCGGTGAACCGTCCGTGCATCTCGATCATCAGCGCGACGTCGGGCCCGACGGCGTCGCGGACGGCGCCGACGATGGCGACGGCCCGGCGCAGCTCGGACGGCGACAGCTCGGCCGTGGCCGCGCCGAAGGGGTCGATCTTCAGCCCGCGGTACCCACGCTCGACGACGGCGCGCGCCAGGGCGGCGATCTCCTCGGGGTCACGTCCGCCCTGGTACCAGCCGTTGGCGTAGGCCGGGACCCGCGAGCGCATGGTGCCGCCGAGCAGCTTGTGCACGGGCACGCCGAGCGCCTGACCCATGAGGTCGTGGTACGCCATGTCGAGCGTCGCCAGCGCGGTGGCGGTGACCTCGCCGACGCGGCCGTACTCCTCCCACGTCAGCTGCCAGGCCAGCTTCTCGACGTCGAACGGGTCGGACCCGATGACGTAGCGCCGGGACAGCTCGGCGATGCAGGCCAGCAGCGTGTCGGTCTTGTTGAGCATGCGTGCCTCGCCCAGCCCGACGCGGCCGTCGTCGGTGATGACCTCGACGAACGTCAGCTCACGCCAGGGCGTTCCGACGACGGTGGTGCGGACTTCACTGATCTTCACGCGTGCTCCTGCTGGTCGTTGGGGGCCAGGTCGGGCGGCCGCGACAGCGCGGTGCGCAGGTCGTGCCGGGTGTGGACGAGGTGTGAGCGCATGGCCGCGGCGGCCGCCTCGGGGTCGCGGGCGCGGACGGCCTCGAGGATGGCGCGGTGCTCGGCGAGGAGGTCGTCGATGGCCTTGCCGCGCACGAGGTAGCCGCGCAGGCTCTTCAGCCGGCTGCTGTGCAGCGGCTCTTCCATGCCCTCGACCAGGAAGCTGAGCATCTGGTTGCCGCTGGCGGCCGCGACGGCCGCGTGGAACCTGACGTCGGCGAGGTTCAGCGCCTCCTCGTCCTCGGCCCGGTACATGCTCTCGAGGCTCAGCTCCAGCGCGGTGACGTCGGTGCGGCTGGCGTTGGTGGCGGCCAGCAGCGCGGCGTGCACCTCGATGGCCATGCGGACCTCGAGGAGGTCGAGCAGCGTGCGGGGGTCGCGGCGCAGCGCGGCGGTGAAGAACCCGCTGACGGGCGCCGCGTTGGGGAACGCGACGGTGGGGCGGCGGCCCTGTCTGATCTCCAGCAGACCGCGGGCGCTGAGGTTGCGCACGGCCTCGCGCACGGTCAGCCGGCTGATGCCCAGCTGACCCGCGAGCTCCGCCTCCGACGGCAGGGTCGCGCCGGGCTGCACCTCGCCGGCGAAGATCAGGTCCTCGAGATGCCGGACCGCTCGATCGGTCAACGGCTCGGACCGGCCGTCGCCGTCCTGGCTGTTCGTCGCTGTGCTCTCCGCCACGGACGTCACTATGGCAGATATCTGATGAGCTTCCAAGACCATGTGGCGAAGATCCGGCACTGAACTGCGGCTGGACGGCGCAATCCGGCGGTGGTGGGCGGCGCACTCTTGCTAACTCATCTGATAGGTGCGATGGTGTCCCGCAGATAGGTAGACCGGCAATCGGGTCCGGCCGACGGCGGCCGGTGTGATGGGAGAGACGGGCATGGCGCGACACAGTGGTCGGCGACGGTGGTCTGTCGGGCTCGCGGCGGCGGCGACGCTGACGCTCACGCTCGCCGCCTGCGGCTCGGGCGACGACGCGGCGGAGTCCACCGGCGAGGCCGTCGACGACGGCACCACCATCACCATGTGGGTCCGGGCGGCGACGGCGGCGCAGAGTCAGGCGCTGGTCGACGCGTACAACGCGTCGCACGAGAACCAGGTGCAGCTCACCGTGGTGCCGACCGACAACTACCTGCAGAAGGTGGGCGTCGCGGCCGGCTCGGGCGACCTGCCCGACCTGCTGGCGTCGGACGTCATCTACACGCCGAACTTCACCTCGAAGAACATGTACCTCGACATCACCGACCGGGTCGAGCAGCTCGACTTCGCCGACGCGCTGGCGCCGTCGCACATGCAGCTCGGCACCTACGAGGGCGAGACGTACACCGTCCCGCACAACGTCGCGGTGTCCGCGCTGTTCCAGAACGACGTGCTGCTCGAGCAGGCCGGCGTCGACCCGTCCGTCGCGCCGGCCACGCTGGCCGACCTCGCCGCCAACGCCGAGAAGGTCGCGGCGCTCGGCGGCGACGCCGTCGGGCTCTACTACACCGGCAACAACGGCGGCAGCATCTCGTTCACGCATTTCCCGGCCATCTGGGCGTCCGGCGGCGAGCCGCTGAACGACGACGGCACCGCGGCGAACCTCGACAGCCCCGAGGTCGTCGAGGTGTTCCAGGCGTTCAACGACATGTTCGCCTCGGGCGCCACGGCCGACGCCGTCCGCAACGAGTCCGGCCCCACCCGCGACGAGGTGTTCGCCGGTGGCAACGTC containing:
- a CDS encoding mandelate racemase/muconate lactonizing enzyme family protein produces the protein MKISEVRTTVVGTPWRELTFVEVITDDGRVGLGEARMLNKTDTLLACIAELSRRYVIGSDPFDVEKLAWQLTWEEYGRVGEVTATALATLDMAYHDLMGQALGVPVHKLLGGTMRSRVPAYANGWYQGGRDPEEIAALARAVVERGYRGLKIDPFGAATAELSPSELRRAVAIVGAVRDAVGPDVALMIEMHGRFTAATAARVAAALTPLDPAWLEEPVPPHDIAGLRQVRAATTAPIATGERVHSVPEFRELITGGLVDVIQADLTHIGGFTGLRKLAGWAEAYNLQLAPHNVCGPVGTAANVHFAAAAPGLKVLEHFNDFADPWVAGLVSGAPVVDASDGAFALPTAPGLGVRLDHDACAEHPRTHVHFNLMREGWERRDSLSAVSS
- a CDS encoding FadR/GntR family transcriptional regulator, giving the protein MAESTATNSQDGDGRSEPLTDRAVRHLEDLIFAGEVQPGATLPSEAELAGQLGISRLTVREAVRNLSARGLLEIRQGRRPTVAFPNAAPVSGFFTAALRRDPRTLLDLLEVRMAIEVHAALLAATNASRTDVTALELSLESMYRAEDEEALNLADVRFHAAVAAASGNQMLSFLVEGMEEPLHSSRLKSLRGYLVRGKAIDDLLAEHRAILEAVRARDPEAAAAAMRSHLVHTRHDLRTALSRPPDLAPNDQQEHA
- a CDS encoding ABC transporter substrate-binding protein, whose product is MARHSGRRRWSVGLAAAATLTLTLAACGSGDDAAESTGEAVDDGTTITMWVRAATAAQSQALVDAYNASHENQVQLTVVPTDNYLQKVGVAAGSGDLPDLLASDVIYTPNFTSKNMYLDITDRVEQLDFADALAPSHMQLGTYEGETYTVPHNVAVSALFQNDVLLEQAGVDPSVAPATLADLAANAEKVAALGGDAVGLYYTGNNGGSISFTHFPAIWASGGEPLNDDGTAANLDSPEVVEVFQAFNDMFASGATADAVRNESGPTRDEVFAGGNVGYMLASNSVLQNVTDTDQLKIGVNGIPGTTGDVSTFVGGDVIGISANSERADAAWDFLSWSLSEDAQLEVFAKSDNLTVRTDLADNEYAAADPRQVTLNELIAKGHTPYALNYGQTFNDPNGPWLEAARGALFGDDAAGALSASLDAVNSSLAR